In Trichomycterus rosablanca isolate fTriRos1 chromosome 4, fTriRos1.hap1, whole genome shotgun sequence, one DNA window encodes the following:
- the LOC134312334 gene encoding amino acid transporter heavy chain SLC3A2-like, which produces MSKEAEMKEVELNELEQEKQSMSADTEKNGCVKVKVPEEREVKFTGLSKEELMRVAGTTGWVRTRWILLVLFWLGWVGMLAGAVVIIVQAPRCKPIPEMHWWNEGPLYQISDVKEFSEDFKGVEDKLDSINQLKVKGLILGPIHSVQKDQPSTLKLKDINPEVGIEKALDSLLERAHKKGISIVLDLTPNYEGSSAWFNNAAAFAEQFKDACAHWIHKGIDGILVSHLDEIARVPAWSSIQAVVQTNTTEGTKKTALMGSVTGLALEEVSQLLNTSRVDLLITGLANLNQSGVEQTKAVNKLYSNHAHTSLAWNLTTNNAPIRLYHTLLFTLPGTPVFNMGDEVGLKEGEDHNAIWDLENSAEEKNETAKTLQEERSAVRNFFKTLSDLRGKERALLHGEYTPLYNSTSSIAFLRLWDQSERFITVVNWGDAPITMALAHDDIPAEVRVRLSTDTEKLAVDSMVCVEKLELGPKQAVLLSYPYAG; this is translated from the exons ATGAGTAAAGAGGCAGAAATGAAGGAGGTGGAGCTGAATGAACTGGAGCAGGAGAAGCAGTCCATGAGTGCAGATACAGAGAAGAACGGCTGTGTGAAGGTGAAGGTGCCGGAGGAAAGGGAAGTCAAATTCACTGGCCTCTCTAAAGAGGAGCTCATGAGAGTGGCTGGCACAACAGG ATGGGTACGGACTCGGTGGATCTTGCTGGTTTTgttctggctgggctgggtagGCATGCTGGCCGGGGCAGTGGTGATCATCGTTCAGGCTCCACGGTGTAAACCAATCCCTGAAATGCACTGGTGGAATGAGGGTCCACTCTACCAGATATCTGACGTGAAGGAATTTTCTGAGGACTTTAAAG GAGTGGAGGACAAGCTGGACAGTATAAACCAGCTGAAAGTAAAAGGATTGATTTTGGGCCCAATACACAGTGTTCAAAAAGATCAACCAAGTACACTGAAATTGAAGGATATTAACCCTGAGGTGGGCATAGAGAAAGCACTAGACAGTCTACTGGAAAGAGCACACAAGAAAG GAATCTCCATAGTGCTGGACTTGACACCCAACTATGAGGGAAGTTCAGCTTGGTTCAACAATGCTGCTGCTTTTGCAGAACAATTTAAA GATGCTTGTGCCCACTGGATCCACAAGGGAATAGATGGCATCCTTGTGTCTCATCTGGATGAGATTGCCCGTGTGCCCGCATGGTCATCGATACAGGCTGTTGTTCAGACAAACACCACAGAAGGGACCAAGAAAAC AGCTTTAATGGGTTCAGTCACTGGTTTGGCTCTTGAAGAAGTCTCTCAACTTCTGAACACCTCTAGAGTTGACCTGTTGATAACTGGACTGGCTAATTTAAACCAGTCTGGGGTGGAGCAGACAAAGGCAGTCAACAAGCTCTATTCTAACCATGCACACACCAGCCTGGCCTGGAATCTGACTACAAATAATGCACCCATACGCCTCTACCACACACTGCTCTTTACCCTGCCTGGCACCCCAGTGTTCAACATGGGAGATGAGGTTGGACTAAAGGAAGGG GAAGATCATAATGCAATCTGGGACTTGGAAAATTCAGCTGAGGAAAAGAATGAAACTGCAAAG ACTTTACAAGAAGAACGCAGTGCGGTGCGAAACTTCTTTAAGACGCTTAGTGATCTGAGGGGTAAAGAGAGAGCTCTGCTGCATGGAGAATACACCCCTCTATACAACTCCACCTCCTCCATTGCATTTCTTCGTCTTTGGGATCAAAGTGAACGCTTTATCACTGTTGTAAATTGGGGTGATGCGCCCATCACGATGGCGCTAGCCCATGACGATATTCCAGCTGAGGTCCGAGTGCGCCTAAGTACCGATACAGAGAAGCTGGCTGTGGACAGCATGGTGTGTGTAGAGAAACTAGAGCTAGGGCCCAAACAAGCAGTTTTACTGTCCTACCCCTATGCTGGATAG